Sequence from the Candidatus Edwardsbacteria bacterium RifOxyA12_full_54_48 genome:
ATGGCCCTGGATGTAGGCACCTATTACCTGACCGGCTACAAGACCCTGCGCATCGGGATGGCCATCCTCAACTACGGCCCGGACGTCCAATTTTCCGGCAAGGACCTGCAGGCCGAATGGGTCGACGTCAGCTGGCCCAGCAATTACACCGGCAACAGCTGGGAGATCCTATCCACGCCCTTCCCCATGCCGCTGCAGTTCAAAATGGGGGTGGCCTACGATTTCCTGTTCGGACAACAGCATACCCTGATCGCTGCGGCCGACCTGATCCATCCCAACGACGGCAACGAGAAGGTGGCGGTGGGAACCGAATACACCTGGAAGAATTCTCTGGCCAACCTCTCGCTGAGGGGCGGGTACAAGTACGACCCCGATTGGTATGACACCAAGAGCGGGGCCGACAACCTGAACGCCGGCATCGGCATCGGCCGCAAGCTGGGCATGTCCAAGGTCAATGTGGATTACGCCTACACCAACATGGGCTATCTGGACAATATCCACCGCTTCAGTCTGGGATTGAGCTTTTAATAACAGCCAGAGGTCATTCTTAAGGGAAGGGTGCTATGTCATCCTTCCCTTTTCCAACATATAAATCAGGGGGCGATATGCGATACCTGGCAATGTTGGCCGGTTTTTTGATCACCATTTCGGGCACCGCCCAGGCCGGGAACACCGGAAAGATCTCCGGGCAGATCACCGACGCCGGTAACGGGCTGCCGCTGTTCGGGGCGGTGGTTTCGGTGCCGGGCACCAGCATCGGCGGCTTCACCGACGACCAGGGGCGTTACTTTTTGATCAACATCCCTCCGGGCAGCTACAGCATCCGGGTCAACATGACCGGATATTCGCCGGTGACAGTCATCGATGTCAAATGCACCCAGGATATCACCACCAAACTTAATTTAAAGCTTAAGGTGTCGCCCATAATGACCGAAGGCATCGTGGTGACAGCCCAGCGCCCGATAGTGGACAAGGAACTGACGGCCACCCGGCGGACCATCAAGATAGAGAACCTGGCCCTGATGCCCTGGGATACGCCCGAGAAGGCGGTGGCCAGCCAGCCGGGGGTGGTGACCAAATCCCAGGAGTTCCACATCCGGGGCGGCCGGTCGGACGAGGTCAGCTACCTGCTGGACGGCATCTCGGTGCGGGACGCGGTGGAGGGCTACTCCGGCCTGCTGGTCAACAGCAACGCCCTTTCGGATCTCAATATGCTGACCGGCATCTTCGACGCCCAGTATGGCGAAGTGATGTCCGGGGTGATAGAGGCTTCCATCAAGAACGGCGGGGACGCCGCATTGAATTTTTCCACCAAAAGCGGGAAGGTCATGGGAAGCCAGACCGGGCGGGGATACCAGAACTACCAGCTGGATTACGGACGATCGCTTCTTCGGGACAAATTACGGATCTTCGGCGCCGCCGACCTGTCCCTGACCGATGACTGGGAGCCCCACCGCGAGATGGTGCCGCACCAGGACCGCCAGGATTACTCGGGGCTGGTCAAAACCACCTATACCGCGCCCCTGGGGATCAGGCTGACCGCCCTGGGGGCCCAGTCCCGGAGCCAGTACGGCTATTACGGGCACGACTGGTATTTCTTCCCCGGGAGCTATCGTTCTGACCTGCGCAAGGGACGGCTGGGATCTTTCAACATCAACCAATCCCTGAGCCGCGCCACCTTTTACAACCTCAACCTGGGCTGGTTCTGGAACACCGGAAAATTCGGGGTGCGGGACACTTTTTGGGATATCGGGCGCTACTGGTGGGAGGATATCAAATTCTTTGACTACCAGGACAATCAGATATACTACGACGAGAACGGGGCGGCCCATTTCACCGCCGGCTATAACCCCTACGGATACGACCGGATGTTGTTCTACCGCTATGGCAGCTACTGGAAATACCGGGATCGGGTCACCGACCAGAGGTTCGTCAAATTCGACATAACCTCACAGGTGAATACCATCCACCAGCTGAAGCTGGGGACCGACCTCAAATTCTATCGGATAAATAATTTCTATCTCTATCCCACCGCCAACGGAATTCCCATATTTGACGCTTATGACAAGAATCCCTCCACCCAGGCGGTCTATCTGCAGGACAAGGTGGAGTACCAGGGATTGGTGGTCAATCTGGGCCTGCGTTATGAGAGGATAGACCCCAAGGTATCGGCCACCTCGCTGGGCCTGTGGGCCCAGGGCCTGGAGAACATCGACCTCTCGCCCAAAAGCATCTACAGCCCCAGAGTGGGCCTGTCCTATATCATCTCCCCGGTCACCACCTTTCATCTGGGTTACGGAAAATATTTCCAGCAGCCGCAGTTCCAGCATCTGTACCAGTATCTGGGAGCCTATAACGCCATCGAGCTCAAGGGGAATATCCTGGGCAATCCGTCACTCAAGCCGCCCACCACCACCAGTTTGGAATTCGGCACGGTCACCGAGTTCGCCAAAGAATGGAGCTTCGATCTTACCATTTACAGCAAGGACATCCGCCATCTGATCGGCGTAGAGTACATTCCCGCGGTGCCCGAAGCCTACTACCAGTACCGCAACATAGATAATGCCTCCTCCAAGGGGATAGAGGCCACTATTAAAAAGCATCTGGGACAGCGTTTCACCGGGCTGGTGCAGTACAGCTACGCCAAGGCCGAGGGCACCGGATCCAGCCCCCAGGCGGTCTGGGAAAAATACCTGTCCACCGTCCAGGGCGAATCGCTGGGCACCCTGCCCCAGGAATCCATCCCCCTGGAATTTGACCAGCGCAACAAGGTGTCCCTGGAAGCCTCGGTTTTCAGCCGGGAGGATTCCGGGACGGGATCCCTGAAACGATGGGTAAAATCGGGGAACACCCTCAACCTGATATTCCAGTACGGAAGCGGCCTGCCGTCCGCCGTCACCCCGGTGGATACCATCACCCGGGACGCCCAGGACCTGAATGATGATCGCAGCAGCGCCACCAAGCAACTGGACCTGAAATTCACCAAAAAGATGAACCTGGGCCGTTGGTCCGGGTACCTGAGCCTGGAGATACTTAACGTTTTCAACTGGGAAAACTTCAATTATTCCTATCAGCGGGAGATCGGTCCCTACGAGATCTACACCAAGGACTGGACACCCAGGAGCCCTTCGGCCGATTACACCTCCGGCTCGCCGTATTACGATGCCACCGGTGACCAGGACCAAAACGGGGTTTTCGAGGTCTCCGAGCAGTGGGCCCAGTGGGAATATTTCAGCCAGCTGTATAATTCCAACCCGGCCCTCAGTTCCATGCCCCGTCTGATGAGGCTGGGCTTCAAGATCACTTTTTAGAAAGCCGAAGGATGAACATCATTAAATACCTTATCCTGCCGGCAGTCCTGCTGACGGCCGGCAGCTGCAGCCACGATCCGGTCTATCCCTCCATCGGCTCCCTGTATGTCTCCACCGAACCGGTGGGGGTGGAGGTCCTGATCGACGGCCAGACCCAAAATCGGCTGACTCCGGCCAAGATAGACGGCATTCCGGTGGGTTGGCATACCATCAGCCTGCGCTACTATCGCTGCAAGGAGTGGAGCCAGCGGCTGGAGATCAAGCCCGGGCAGACCCGGAACCTGATCATCAGGATGCCATACGTTGCGCCGAGTGTCATCCAGAGGTTTTCCCTCAGCTATTTCGGGGTGGACATGGACTATGCCCCCCAAGCCAGAAAGCTGTTCATAGCCAACAAGTCCAGCATCTACCTGACCGAGCTGAACTTGGGGGATTCCACCATTCTTTATGCCACCAGCCGGCTGGTCGGTTCCTGGCAATACCTGGTGGCAGCCAGTGACCAGGCAAACCGGATCTATGCCCTGATAAACGGCGACAGTCTGGCGGTGCTGGAACTTAATTCCGGCACCCTGCTTAAGAAGATCCCGCCGCCCCGCCATCTGGGGGTAAAAAACCTCACCTTTTCCCCGGACGGGCAATTTCTCTATGCGGCCAATTCGGCCGACAGTAGCATCTTTATCTTTCAGACCGGATCGGACACCTTAATAAAATCCCTGAAACTGGACGGGGAACCCAACGAGATCATCGGCAGCCCGACGAACAACGATCTATACATATCCTTCGACAAGGAAAAACGGCTGGCCCGGAGAGACGCCGGCACCGGCGCCCAGCTGGCGGCTACCGCTACCGGCAACGCCCCCCGGGGATTATTCTGGGACCTGGATCATCAGAACATCGGCTTGTGCAACTCGGCCGACCGCACCCTGTTGGTGGCTGATGCTATGGGGCTGGGCGGGGCCATCAGCCCGGCCTTCCCCTACGGCACGATAGTTTGCGATGCCTGCTACTCGGCTAACGGGACCCACCTGTGGGTGCTGCAATCCTATCCCACCAGCACCGGCGGCGATCCCCCGCCGCCCCCCGGCCGGCTGGCGCTGATCTACAAACCGACCTGGCAGTTCGTGGGCCACTACGACCTGGGGTCGATCCCCGTAAAGATCACCCAATCCTCCGACGGCAGGTTCATCTATGTATTGAACTACCTGGGCCAGGATGTGATGGTATTCCGGACCGACCTGATGAATTGAGCGTCGGCTGCCGAATGGCGGAGCCCAGTAACACAGGTATAGCCTTTCCGGAGCCCGGGAAGGCTATTATATTGGGGCCGGATATTTTCATTGACGACACAGGCTATATCTGTTAAACTTAACAGTTAAAACAAGTTAATAAAGACAATAAATCAGGGATAAAAATGTATCTTTCCAGATTAGAGCTGTTCGGATTCAAATCCTTTCCCCAGAAGATAACCCTGGAAATAGGCTCGGGGATCACCTGTATCGTCGGCCCCAACGGCTGCGGCAAGACCAACGTCATCGATGCCATTCGCTGGTGCCTGGGCGAGCAGAGCACCAAGATGCTGCGTTCCGACAAGATGGAGGATGTGATATTCAGCGGGGCCCGGGACGAGAAGCCGCTTTCCATGGCCGAAGTGTCGCTGATATTCTCCAACCAGGACGGGCAGCTGCCGGTGGAATACAGCGAGGTGTCGGTCACCCGTCGGCTGTTCCGCTCCGGGGAAAGCGAATACCTGATGAACAACCAGGTCTGCCGCTTAAAGGACATCGTGGATCTTTTCCTGAATACCGGGCTGGGGGCCGACAGCTACTCCCTGATAGAATCCAAGATGATCGACACCATCCTGTCGGAGGACCCCTCCATCAGGCGCAGCCTGTTCGAGGAGGCAGCCGGGGTGGCCAAGTATCGCCTGCAGAAGAGGACCGCCCAGCGCCGGATGGAGGCCACCACCGAGGACCTGCTGCGCCTGCAGGACATCGTCGGCGAGGTGGAAAAGAGGCTGCGCTCATTGAAGCGCCAGGCCAGCAAGGCCAGGGTCTATGACAAGTTCAACCAGGAGTTGAAGGATATCGACCTTAAGGTGGCGGCCATCGACCGCGACCGGTTGAATGTTCAGGCCCTGGAACTGAAGGAGAATATATCACAGTGGCAGAGCGCCCGCAGCGAACTTTCGGCCAAGCTGGAGATGCAGGAGGGGGAGATCTCCTCCGCCAGGGAGGCCCTGGAGGTCAACGAGGGGCAGATAGAAACACTGCAGCAGGAGTTATCCCGCCTAAGCGAGCAGTTGCAACTATGGGAGAACAACCAGGCGGTGATCAAGGAAAGGCGTTCCGGCATCGAGCAATCCATGGAGCGCCGCGAGAAAGAAATAAAACTGCTGATGGCCTCCATCGGTGAGCACGAGAGCCAGATCAAGAAGGTCCAGGAGAGCCTGCAAAGGTCGTCCGGCGATATCGTGGCCAAAACCGAGCAGTTGAAGATAAAGGAATCGGCCCTGGCCGGGCTGGAATCGGAGCTTACCTCGGCCAAGCTGGCCCTGAGCGAGGCCCGGAAAGAATTATTCGAGTCCCTGAAGCAGGAGGCCGACGGCAAGGAACAGCTGGCCCTGCTGGAGAACCGCTACGGGAACACGGTGGCCGAGCAGGACAAGGCCCAAAAGGAGGGACAATCCCTGCGGCGTGAGCTGGAGGAGGGGAATCTGAAACTGGCCGAGCTCAACGACAGGATGGACTCCCAGAAAAAGGCCCTCCAGGTGCTGACCGAGGAAAAGATAAGGCTGAAGCAGAAGAGCGGGGAATGGCAGAAACAGCTGTTGATCGCCAACGACAGCCTGCGGGAACTGTCCTCAAGCCTTTCCGGCCTGCAGAAAGAAAAGGAACTGCTGTCCGAACTGCAGCAGAAATATGAGGGATACGGCCAGGGGGCTCAGCACCTGCTCTCCCGGCGGCAGGATTTCACAGGCACCATAGCGCCCCTGGCCGAGATGATAGAAGCGGAGCCCGGCTATCAGGCGGCGATAGAGGCCGCCCTGGCCGAAAAGCTGCAATGGCTGGCGGTGGAGGATCTGGATAACACCAAAAAGGCCATCGCCCTATTAAAATCCGAAAAAACCGGCAAGGCCACATTGGTAGCCCTTTCGGCCCCGGTCGAAAACACCGGCAGCCGGGAGATCTCCGGGCCGGGGATAAGGGGGGCCGCCTTCAAATTCGTCCGCTGCGACCAGAAGGTTAAAAATTTGGTCACCATTATGTTGCGGGATGTGGCAATAGTTGAGAGCTTGGACAATTTCTGGGAATATTCAAGCAAGTATCCC
This genomic interval carries:
- a CDS encoding chromosome segregation protein SMC — protein: MYLSRLELFGFKSFPQKITLEIGSGITCIVGPNGCGKTNVIDAIRWCLGEQSTKMLRSDKMEDVIFSGARDEKPLSMAEVSLIFSNQDGQLPVEYSEVSVTRRLFRSGESEYLMNNQVCRLKDIVDLFLNTGLGADSYSLIESKMIDTILSEDPSIRRSLFEEAAGVAKYRLQKRTAQRRMEATTEDLLRLQDIVGEVEKRLRSLKRQASKARVYDKFNQELKDIDLKVAAIDRDRLNVQALELKENISQWQSARSELSAKLEMQEGEISSAREALEVNEGQIETLQQELSRLSEQLQLWENNQAVIKERRSGIEQSMERREKEIKLLMASIGEHESQIKKVQESLQRSSGDIVAKTEQLKIKESALAGLESELTSAKLALSEARKELFESLKQEADGKEQLALLENRYGNTVAEQDKAQKEGQSLRRELEEGNLKLAELNDRMDSQKKALQVLTEEKIRLKQKSGEWQKQLLIANDSLRELSSSLSGLQKEKELLSELQQKYEGYGQGAQHLLSRRQDFTGTIAPLAEMIEAEPGYQAAIEAALAEKLQWLAVEDLDNTKKAIALLKSEKTGKATLVALSAPVENTGSREISGPGIRGAAFKFVRCDQKVKNLVTIMLRDVAIVESLDNFWEYSSKYPGVRLVSLDGEVLHSTGAIEAGELPQGQIGLLQRKERIEKLGAEISSFEEKIKQEVGGIQSLKAKLEEQDKQLENVDRETEKYQKEITTSEGSLAKSKSALEMNHRRLNELEQQSQALQGSISLLESELNQARGSFQEISESNKDESGLLGQRDQDMSQKEEKRNQAAEEVNRLRIALSEAQSERERLRQESANMEQRKNEALERIQNFRAEDQAGYAAIAKLQEEAEKLSIEIEGSAAHRKTFLSKREEMQRQSQGSLNRLKQAESVMHRSRLESDELQSKLSQAQIELGSVRNDLDNITNRLRNEYEVDIQALAACEEINLEESRSRIEDLRHRLKKLGPVNFAAFQELQQDEERYGFLVKQRDDLLSAKEDLANTIRKIDETARAMFLETFEAIKKGFSQIFQRLFIGGEADLKLTGSDDPLEAEIEILATPEGKSLKSIRLLSGGEKAMTATALLFGIYLVKPAPFCVLDELDAPLDDANVQRFCAMLKDFAGGTQFLVITHNKRTMEVADRLYGVTMEKPGISKVVSVKFDNS